ccagcagAGACTCCAGGTCGACCCCTCGGCTGTTGGAGTCAGGGATACACAGGGTCCAAGGCTGGTTATATCCCCTGAAAAAGAGatcctggcagcctctgaagggcttcgagctgcttcagaagtgatgggcactgaagcacagctcctcttggCACCCCACTTGCCCGTGCTGCCTTCATGTTCAAAGGGAAAGCCTATACATCATAcaactgatgctacatggagtaagtaAGGGCATTGCACTGATGACACAAGGAGCTCAAATAGAAGTCCCAGCTGTCCAGGAATCTTGGAAGTGACTGTGGATTGGCCAGAAGGCACCcgttttggaatgtcaccagagaacaGATGCTGAAAAAAGCCCCACCATATAATGAATGAGGAAATCTCCAGTGCtttatctctccttcctcatagatggtggcaaatgccctcGAGGGGTGGTTGCAgtaatggaagcagagcaactggcagcacggagagaaacccatctgggctgctgcactgtggcaagacaTCACTGCCCAgatgcagaacctggtggtgaaggtacaccGTGGAGATGCTCATTTACCcaagagttgggccactgaggaacatcagacgatggctgaagtacaaagaCAGGGAGGCCTGGCACACTGACtgtatcacactcccaccaacccgccagagcaagtgccatgtgcttaccatggtggaagcaaccacagcATGGCTGTAAACatgccccacaccactgcccagaacactatcctgggccttgagaagCAAATCTTGCAGCgacacagcaccccagagagaactgagtccgacaatgggactcatttccagaacaaccttatagacaccTGGCacagagcatggcattgagtgggtatatcacatccctaCCATGAACCAGCCTCTGGAAAACCCAGTGGTACAATGGGCTGCTGAAAATCACACTGAGAGCAGTGGGTGctgggactttcaaacactgggatatACATagcaaaggccacctggttggtcaacaccagaggatctgtcaacagggctggcccagcccaatcagaacttttacatacacCGGAGGGAGATACTGACAACACACTGACGTTTTAGTTGTATCTGGAAGGAAGGATGACTGCTCGGGTCGGGCTGGGGATCAGTCAGCAGATGCAGAGCAATTCTGTTgagcatcacttgtgtttattggttttattctttttccctttttgttttctctctccttgttatttcccttatcattatcatcactATCACCAGTACCTTGTGCTTCGGTTTATTAAACTCTTATCTCCACCCTCGGGTTTCTCATCCTTCCGgccctcctccccatcccactccaGGAGCCACAACCTGACTCAGTCACCGGCACCTCtgccccctcctggctgccGGGAACCgcctgccccagcagcacctcccCCCCGGGGGGAAACAGCCCCAGAGCCCCCACAACAGCCCCGCTCCATCCCCAGGGCCGTGTGCCCGGGGCGGGCACGGAAAGGAGCGGGACGCGCACAGCCCCCAGCCCCCCATGGCCTGGGTTCCCAGCCCCCCATACTGACAGGGAACTCGCAGCCCCACTGCCCAGAGCCTCGGGGGGCCGCagacccccagccccgctcctcagctctgcagcacccccagccctgctcctgagctctgcagcacccccagccccgctcctcagctctcagtatccccagccccgctcctgagctctgcagcacccccagccccgctcctcagctctgcagcacccccagccccgctcctcagctctgcagcacccccagccccgctcctcagctctcagtatccccagccccgctcctgagctctgcagcacccccagccccgctcctcagctctgcagcacccccagccccgctcctcagctctcagcaccccccagccccgctcctcagctctcagcacccccagccccgctcctcagctctcagcacccccagccccgctcctcagctctcagcacccccagccccgctcctcagctctcagcactcccagccccgctcctcagctctgcagcatccccagccccgctcctcagctctcagcaccccaagccccgctcctcagctctcagcacccccagccccgctcctcagctctgcagcatccccagccccgctcctcagctgggagctgtagtccgGGCTCCGGCACATGCGCAGGAGCAGCCGCACTCGTCAGAGGGAACGGGGGGTGCAGCGGGACCCCCGTGAGGGGCAGCGCGGGCCGGGGCCTTTCCTCACGGAGCAGCCGCCCCTCATGGGATCCCAGAGGCACCGGGTGGGCTGCggtgaagggaccttaaagctcctccagctccaacccctgccccggcagggaccccttccactggagcagctgctccaagcccctgtgtccaacctggccccgaacactgccagggatggggcagccacagctcctctgggcacccggtgccagcgcctcagcagcctcccagggaagagcttcctgagatctcatctcaatccacctctgtggaaagggaaaaggggataaaaTCAGCAGTAAAATGAAGCCTCCTTTTGACTTTCCAAAGCCTCCGGTCTCACTTCTTTATTAAAGCCTCGTTCGCAGGGTCCCAAGGCTCAGGTTCAGTTTACAAAGGCTCGGCCGCGGGGATGCTGCGGCCGGGCGGGGGGTGCACGAGCCCGGCcgcggggctgggcagggcccGCTCCGCCGTTCCACGGGCTCCTGCGGCCGCGTGGACAGAGCCGTTGAGAGCGAGgctgcggcggcagcggcagcagcggctttggagcggctttggagcggctttggagcggctttggagcggcttttGGAGCGGCAGCGACTTCGGCAGCGACTTTTGCAGCGGCTTTTGAGCCGCAGCGACTTTGTCatcggcagcagcggcagcagcacccggcgcggcggcggcagctcTCGGCGGTCCGGAGCCCTccctccgccgctccccgcGATGGTGCCCCCCGCCGGGGCTCGCGGCGCCGCTCGGCTCTCCCGGTACTGGCAGTGGCGGCGCTGGGCGAGCCGCCGCCGCTGGGTCTGGCGAGGCAGCGCCGCCCCCTGGCGCTCCCCGGCCCGCCCCCATGCCCCGCCCCGCAGCCGCCCGGCAGCCGCGACCCCCGAGAGCCCTGCGGGGGTGCCGGCACCGGCAGCGCGCTCGGCCAAGGTGCCCGTGGTGCTCCTCACCCGCATTGACCCGTCGCTCTATCTGCgccccgggagcggcggcgAGCGGCACGCCGCGGAGCCTCGGCCGGGAAAGGCCGGGAATGATGCGGCTCCGCTCGGCCCGGAGCGGCCGCTGGGGGCCGGCGGGGACCCCGCGCGCAGCgacagcggcagcggcagcgtcTCTCGCGTCGGGCATGACAAGGAGACCTTCGAGCGGCTCTACCGAATGGGAccgctgctggggagaggcggcttcggctccgtgTACTCGGGGGTCCGCCTGGGTGACAACACCCCGGTaaggggcggggccggcggcggggcggggaggcggcggggccAGGCGAGGCTCAGCCCAGCGCTGCTCTCGGCTTGCAGGTGGCCATCAAACAAGTGGCTCGGGAGCGCATCTCCTCGTGGGGCCAGCGGGTGAGTGCGCGGGGCCACCGGCACAGcgtggggcagggctggtgggggTGAGGCGGTGGCGCCGGGAGGGGGGAAAGCGGGACAGCGCGAGGGGAGCGGCTGTGGAGTCACCGGGGGACACGGAGCATCCTGGGCAGAGGGTGCCTGGTACCCTTGGGCCTGCTAGGGCtgcaccagagcatccctgcgGACTTGGGGGGCGGGGGGGCACCTGGGAACAGTGGGGCCGGGCAGGGGgcatcagagcatcccaggcaGGGAGGCACAGGACCCCCGGGCCAGCATCAGCCCCGCTAACGGTGCCACGGTCACCCTGCAGCGCAGCGGAACCCTCATTCCCATGGAGATAGCCATGATGAGGAAAGTGCGCTCCGACTGCAGCACCATCATCCAGCTCCTCCATTGGTTTGAGCTGCCCAACTcatttgtgctggttttggagcGTCCGGAGCCATCGCAGGACCTCTTTGAGTTAATCAGACACCGGACGTTCGTGCCCGAGTCTCTGGCGCAGGGCATTTTCCTGCAGGTGCTGAGGGCCGTGCGGCACTGCCACAGCCGCGGTGTCCTGCACAGGGATATCAAGTCCAAGAACATCATCATCCACTTGGTCACCGGAAAGGTCAAGCTAATTGACTTTGGTTGCAGCACCCTCCTCAGGGACACGGTCTACACCAAATTTAGCGGTGAGCGCACAGCCCAGGGTGCTTCCAGTAGCAGGCAGTTTGGGAAAAGAGTCACGTGCTGGTGACAAAGTGGCAGCTCACACCGAGTGTGTCTCCCCACGTCCATGGGGCCACCGGTgcagcccctgcatccctggggatgcGCGGCTGAGGATGCGGGAGCAGGCGGCATCCGCCTGATGAGCTGTTCCTGTATCCTGTTGTAGGAACACCTTTGTACTACCCGCCGGAGTGGTTCCTCTACCACTGCTACCACGGCCGTCCGGCGGCCATCTGGTCCCTGGGCGTGCTGCTGTATGAGATGGTGTGCGGGGTCCTCCCCTTCCGGTGCTGCAAGGACATCACCAGCGGGCAGCTCTTCTTCAAGCGCCAGATCTCTGTTGGTAGGTACTCGGCTTGGCGGCAGCAGGGGGAGGTCAAGTTTTAGAGGGTGGCAGCTGATCTCCCTTGGTCAGCTGGAGGAGGTGGCACATGTCCTGccatcctgctctcctccaAACCGGATCATGGAGCAGGAGGTTTGggtgcagctctgagcacaccCCGGCCTGGGCGCTGCGGACGGTGGCACAAGGTGGGCAGGAGCCTCCTGCAACTGAGTGGTGGTTCCCGGATGCTCCCCAGAATGCCAGCAGCTCATCAGGTGGTGCTTGTCCATGAAAGCTTGGGCCAGACCATCCCTGGAGGATGTGTTCAACCACCCTTGGCTGCAAACATGAACTGCCCCAGGAGACAGCCACACTCCACCCTCACAGCCTGAGCCAGCAGCCGGGCAAGTAAGCCCGGGGTGCCTTCTGGGGGGAGCgtggggtttgtggggtttgggggttttgggaggTTGGGGATTTTGGCGAGGATTTGGGCTCTTGGAGGGTTAGGATGGATTTTTGGGGcctgtggggattttttggaGACTTGGAGGGTTTGGGGGTCGGTTTCTTGGGGCGACTTTGTGGGTTTTGCGGAGAGttggtgggtttgggtgttttgcgGTTTTGGGACCTTGGTGAGGTTGGGTGTTTATTGGGGGatagggtgttttggggggactTTTGCAGTTATTGGGGGGGTTGTGGGGATTGGTTTCTGGGTTCTTTGGAGGGCAGCAGTTGTCAGAGGGACACCTCCTAAGAGTTCATTCTGCTCTTGTAGCTGAGGCAGTGGTTAGGTTCGGCTCTAGTCTGAGGATAACGCTGGTAACACACGGATTGTATAGTGGGTTCTGATTAGCACTTCCCCTGAGCAAGGCTgattcagtctctcatgctctgcagtgagggcaggcaagacctaatagcaaagcaacagacaatgcGGCTACTGcaacaccagccacaagaactgcagctactccaacacCAACCACAACCACTGCGATGACACCAACCACGGCAACAGGCACCAATGGCAAGGACTGTCACTACAGCTGATACGACTCCACAGACAAGCACTGCTGCTATTCCAACAAGGGCAAAAAAGCAGTGCGGCTACTCGAAACTCAGTGacgagcagtgaggcttctcaaACCCAAGCCACAGGTACTGCAGGTACTAAAAGTACAGAGACAGACATAGCGGCCACTTGAACGCCAAGGACAGTCAATGTGGCTACTACAAGCCAATTCAACATGCCCTGCAGTTAATGCAGCCccaggcacaagcactgcagttgctccaccaccagttttcagctctgaagCTCCTCCATCTCTAGGAAGGAGCAATGGTGTTACTCTAAGGCCTGCTATGTATACAGTGGCTACGTCAACCCCagccacaaacactgcagctactccagtgccagccacaaacactgcagcctctTCAATGCCAGtgacacacactgctgctcctccagccccatcaacaagcactGAGGCTTCTCCAACCCAAGGCCTAAGAACTGTGTCTACTACAACCATGGCAGCAGGTACACGGGCTACTCCAATGCCAAGGACAGGTGCTGTGGCTGCTACAACTCCAATGacacacactgcaggtattCCAACCACATCATccagcagtgaggcttctccaatGCGAGCCACAAGCCCTGTGGCTACTGCAACCCCAGTTACTGGGGCAGTGGCTACTATGTGGCAATGACAGgcaaaaacactgcagctattccagccactgcaacaagcatagcagctactgcagtgccAGTCACAGCAGTGCGGCTACTCCAGTGCCTGagacaggcactgcagctaCTGCAACCTCATTGACAAGCAGTGAGGCTTTTCCAAAGCAAGCCACGTGCAGTGTGGGTACtccccagacccacaactgccccacaagtgacccccCAATGACCACCCAGACCCACAACTCTTCCCAAAGTCATCCTCCTGTAACTCCACAGACACACAACTGCCCCCAAAGAGACCCCCCACACCCACAATTGCCCCCCAAGTGATTCTCCCaaacccacaactgcccccaaGTCACCTCCCAGACCCACAACTGTCCCCCCAGCTGACCCCCCCCATGGTTGCAGCAAAACACAGTTCTTAGGCCTTTGGatggagaagcctcactgcttgtCAATGGGGCTGGAAAAGCACCAGTGTGTGTCACTGGTGTTGGAGAAGCTGCACTGTTTGTAGAGGAGGCTGACGTAGCCACTGCATACGTTGCAGGCCTTACAgtagtgccattgctgcttcccagagttggaatagctgcagacctgaaaactggtggtggagcaactgcagtgcttgtgcctggggctggattggccaaagtgcttgttgatggggctggaatAGGCACAGTGtctgtcctttgcattcaagtggcTGATGTGTCTGTCAGGGTACTTTGAGTACCCACACTGCATGTGGCTTGCTTTGGAAAAGCCTCACTGCTCGTGAATGAGGCTGCAGGAGTGGCAGTGTCTGTCTCAGGCATTGAagtagctgcactgctgtggctggcactgcagcagcagctgtgcttgttgcagtggctggaatagctgcagtgtttatGCCTATCATTGCCATGTAGTAGCCACTGTCCCAGTTCCTGGGGTTGCTGTAGCCACAGGGCTTTGGCAGGCAGTGAGAAGCCACAGTGCTTGTGGCTGGCactggagaagcctcactgctgatTGATGTGGTTGGaatacctgcagtgtgtgtcaactgcaacaagcatagcaggtactgcagtgccagcaacagcagtgcagctactccaatGCCTGagacaggcactgcagctaCTGCAACCTCATTCACGAGCAGTGAGGCTTTTCCAAAGCAAGCCACATGCACTGCTGATACTCAAAGTACCACGATAGACACATCAAGcacttgaatgcaaaggacaggcactgtgcctattccagccccatcaacaagcactttggGTCATCCAACCccaggcacaagcactgcagttgctccaccaccagttttcaggcctgcagctattccaactctgggaagcagcaatgccgctactctaaggcctgcaaggagccagcagccgtggcagggctggggaatagtcagaacagcatccccagcacccatgggatgagtgccgtgctcagtgctctccctgatgtgcctgagaaagtggtgaagggtGTCAGatccaaagagccagcagccgtggcaaggcaggGGAGCAACGAggacaccatccccaacacccattATAGgggtgccttgctcagtgctctccctaATGTGCCTGAGAATGTGGAGGTGAGTGCCTGctccaaagagccagcagcagcggcggtgctggagaacagcaaggacagtgccCCTGATGTCTATGATTTCACTGacttactcaaagcactccctgacctgactgagagtgcagaggagggcagcagccagaaAGAACCAGCGgccgtggcagggctggcagacaatgaggactcTGTCCCTGGGGTCTATGATTTGTCTACCTTGTTCTATGCTCGCCCCAACCAGACTGACAACACAGTGGAGAGCAGCTGCCGCAAGcagccagcagccgtggcagggctgaacaacagcaaggacagtgcccctgatgtctatgatttgatggacttactcaaagcactccctgacctgactgagaatgcagtggagggcagcagccagaaagaaccagcagcagtggcagggctggcagacaatgaggacatcGTCCCCGCagtctatgatttgtctgcctcgttctgtgctctccctgacctgactgacaacacggtggagagcagctgccgcaaggagccagcagccgtggcagggctggggaatagtcagaacagcatccccagcacccatgggatgagtgccttgctcagtgctctccctgatgtgcctgagaaagtggtgaagggtGTCAGatccaaagagccagcagccgtggcaaggcaggGGAACGACGACaacaccatccccaacacccaCGAcaggagtgccttgctcagtgctctccccaatgggtctgagaacacggtggaaggcggctgccataaggagtcagcagccagcccagcgaTCAACAGGGGGACAGATATGGCATCAAGACGGccctgaaatcccagcagagctacaggctgggcagattctggtatcttttctggtatcttctggtattctggtatctttttaaagatgcatcatctccatcatcatcatcatcccaaTCTGGAGCTGTAAGGGGAATATGATCTTCAACCCTCCCATCCATTGCCCCTGCAGTAATCTGGGCATGTACCTGAGTGCAAGCAGTTTTTATAActaactgtttttctgtctctgttaatGCATCCAGGATGACATCTATAGCCTTCCAGTCAGGATCTTGACTTTTTACCAGGATCTCCAATGTCTTTGCTACCCCTAGAGGGTCATTTCGAttctcttttgcaatctgtttccatctATCCAAATCTCCTAAAGagaaattcacttttatttcgGTAGGTCCCTCCggtcccattgcttccctcagagGGGCTTGCAGAACAGTCTTAGTTTTACTACGAATCCAGGCAGCAACGGGCGGGGAGGGAATTTGTTTTACACTCTCTTCTTGTtccacactttgttcttgtttcacaccttgttcttgttttacactttgttcttgttttacatccCAATCAGGGGTTTCCTCCTCGATCGGAGGTGGATTCTGATCCGGTACTTTTGGGGATATATAATCCTCCATTCTATCCTCAACCCTATGATCCTCAgctcttttcttcagtttcaaagaaatttccccaatatcacaaccagaacaacatctttccaatttattccctgcctgcttcctttctttttctaaagctaaaattaagggatctgaagGTGCTATATTAATTCCACATTCTCTTTGCCACTCCGGGTGATTTCTCAAGGTGAAAAACGTATCTGCATACATCActttatcccattttccttgccgcctcagaaacaacattaattgtaacaatgtgttataattcagagttccatttttaggccatttctCCTGATCCTCTAGGCTGTACAAAGCCTACcactggttacaatattttaccaatgctcttttatttaccgagcccccaggagaccctcccagttctttccagtgtgccaaaatacatcctaaaggactctttttcatgatctcttcactctgctgattttccattatcaatctctctcacacacacgggatcccacagacacactgcacacaattacaacacttggaacagatacagagactaaaattctatcaaacagaccacaattaataacacaattttaacaatctgtcaccgataccaaaatcacagaaccaaaatcAGCACTAGAACGAACCGGAACAAATCCCATACCAATAAATTCCAATACTTATACCAATAAGGTTCAAAACCGTgtccacaagacaccccctgtgtcttgtaggactcacccaaaccacaagaagccccctgctccTTGCGAGTGTATCccaacggacgctagcagccgggtatacgcctttacctacgagatttcctatctggatttatggaaggcttccaaaccatgcgtacgcttaccaaccCAATGTACCAAAccgagatgccccctgcaccttacagactatacagaagaaaagaatacctttgatgcagatggtccttgtctgctcccgcacTGATCCCAATGAGTccaggggtccctccgggaaacattcccgagggccctagggagccctgtcctcagcgggtcctgcagccgagcagagaggctCCCACCAGAgtcgccaaattgattcggagacaactccaggaacaaactggCCAACACAGTttccaagctgacaagcagctATTCTTTATTCCGGCGCCGacagacacgggggataactccacctaacgtgtgtctcccttattgctacacaagccatccttatatagcccttgggcacacatacatattcatgaggttactTATGGATTacagcattttccagaaagctccccgcatgccTACAGaattcgttagcaccagagacataacagtccccttgtcctcctacttatcagttagtttacccatagcccatcctggacacctgctattcccagatactccctatccctgcgtcctgtttttctagcctgtttttcttaaaactacctcaACTAGAACGATTTCTcttatgccagtatgttctctagctggactctagtttttcttctatgtactaagcacctcagtaactttccactgctactgctacaaagccatcgaacttaacattacttacaactcattttaaaggtttatatattccattttgtgattttatgttcctCTTGTTtgagagaagagattcagagctctgcgctgcaaagccagctcctggcagggccagcttcttaGCACACAGCAGGGAtagcaatccttttcagctggatagGCAGGGCTAGATTCTAGGAATGCCTTTTGGAGGAGCACCGCAGAGCTCACCATTCTCATCCCCCAtggagccaggggcagcagccataaGCAATGGGATGCGGacatgcttgcagagatgccagcgctttggagcagccactgatgccctgccaCGTGTAGGAAGGATGGATTCTTGCCCCCAGGCTCCATGAGGCCAGGGGCTTTTGGCCActctcagcagcccctgagCTGGCTCCAGACTGAGGGAGAACAGGGCTTGGGCACCTGCGGGGAGGcgtgagcagcctgtggagcaggagcaggtcctgctcccatgctcagggagagccgatcgccagtgctggggtcaggaaggaattttcccccgggccacattggcactggtcccgggggttttttgccttcctctgagcatggagcaggaccacttgtcagggctcctctgctccattctggctgcactactgcctgctgctcgtgcaccatgaaggtggcccctggtgtcctgcagctggggggggaaggctttttttcccgcaTGAAGGGCCTGCCAGTGTCCCcgcgggttttttgccttcccctgcagcggtgagccagccccttgacagggctcctttgggctattgtggcccaagggctgctgctcctgctccacgcaggtggcccgtcatgcccccatgcatgtggggggaggaagctttcaccactcccggggtagcccctggacgttgctgctttcctctgtcgcactgagcacagccccttgacagggctcccctttgggctcgcttcttgcccgctgctctcgcacctgcagcccagcactcctgccctcccactctccagctccactgcaagctcgcagagggagccactgctgctcttcccttggctccgTATACCCgggccttctgccttctgcacagcagcactgtgcttgcaaggcctggatgcttgtgagcatcgcccctgaaaccaacccacagcaaaaccccatgatggaacatcatggaaaattcggccaaagaaaagaaaccaaactaaaatcaaatgaaatcctaaaataaaatcttttttccacttgtaagctttgtgtttcacctccttgaaagtggttttggagctgaaaaaccctGGCATTGCAGGGCAATAGCAGTGCCACTGTTATTCAGCTCGGGCTGGCTGTAGGGAACGGCATgggatgggaggcaatggattGGCATGGAATGGAGGGTGCTACTTTTCATCTTTAGCATTGAGCACATCCTCTTGTCAGGGCTCACCTTTGGCTTcacttcttgcctgctgctctcacaccttCAGGGCTCTTGATTAAAGACTTATGTTCATCTAGAATCTTAAAGCATGACCTGGGTATAGTGCTGGGTAAGAACTCCTGCATAACTGCAGATGtagggtttttctcttcctggggaTACCTGAAATCTGTAGATTgtctaaagcagctgctcttaagttagagcatatgaaatacttttcaagtATAAGGCCTCTAAGACATGTTAACATATACCTGCACCACTGCTTTGTGCACTGGAGCAAAGCTCCTCCCATCATCCTGAggcatctgctctgtttctctgtgtgtgaaattgcaaaaagctggggttttacagctcttttggTACAGTGGTAGCATAAACTTTTATGATTGAGGGAAATGAGGTTGGTTTATTATCAGGCTAATACACAGTAAGTGCTCGTTGATTTTTAATGTCCCACTCTagccttcatttgaaatgtatttattttaaacctcccatctgaatattcatttcaaaCCAGTCTCTTACTTTGCTGTAATACACAACAGACCctggttatttttcaggtgttcagtcctatttgcagggaaaatatttctcctggaatcagtcacaggaaaaacctACACCAGTGTTAATAGCAGAGCAGGATAAATGTCATTGAATATCCCTGGGCTCAAGCTTCATCGCCAAattgagcttccccttccccaccttaaCAGCTTCCTCCCACCAGGAGAAGCAACTTCCCTGGGCCAGAAAGATGCAGCTTCCTTCATCATCTATCAGATGCTTCCATGGGCTTTCAGTTCTATTCCTTCCCCTGGGAGATCCAAGctctcagcccctgcagc
Above is a genomic segment from Melopsittacus undulatus isolate bMelUnd1 unplaced genomic scaffold, bMelUnd1.mat.Z mat_scaffold_642_arrow_ctg1, whole genome shotgun sequence containing:
- the LOC117438815 gene encoding serine/threonine-protein kinase pim-1-like, producing MGPLLGRGGFGSVYSGVRLGDNTPVAIKQVARERISSWGQRRSGTLIPMEIAMMRKVRSDCSTIIQLLHWFELPNSFVLVLERPEPSQDLFELIRHRTFVPESLAQGIFLQVLRAVRHCHSRGVLHRDIKSKNIIIHLVTGKVKLIDFGCSTLLRDTVYTKFSGTPLYYPPEWFLYHCYHGRPAAIWSLGVLLYEMVCGVLPFRCCKDITSGQLFFKRQISVECQQLIRWCLSMKAWARPSLEDVFNHPWLQT